In the Populus nigra chromosome 2, ddPopNigr1.1, whole genome shotgun sequence genome, ACTGCAAACTTTTTTGGCCTGCCTTTTCgattaattgattaataaattacaATGTCTTTGCTGGGCAAAGTGATTCGGAGTTATGGCTTCGATGCTATAAACGAATAATTTCTGTTTGTAGATCATGCAACTTTGAAGCTTTCGTCTATCGAGAGACGAGCAAGGCTCGTCATCTTATGGAGGTCAATACACGCTGGAATTGTTGTGCCTAATAGTAAGACTAGTTATTAGAAAATATGTaagttttttaagtgtttttttatttaaaaaatttaattataaattaaaaggtttttataaatacattaagtATTATTTGtgcttataaatataaaaaataaagtgttaatatgtttatttaacttgttttgttgtatattaaataattttttttctaatgtaaaaGAATTCATTTTTAGATGTTATTAACACGTGTTTTTAACATCGAGTAATAAATGtaattgtgatttaaaaagTTAGTGctgatatataataaaatatagtaaatatcatatattaataaaaataaattaatcaagttaatttttaatatagtagaaaaatagaataatgTTGTAATTGTTAttgtgaaatattatttttttagtttttatataatatttttttaaaaaaaatataagaaaaaagatttgaaaacaatttactaaaaaataaagataagaataaaaaaaattgatataaatagaTCAAGTGTAgaatgataaatattcaaagggtaaaaaaacaaaaaaataatatttttttccaaaaaaatataaagaaaacaaataagaaaaacaaaaaatattacaaaaaaataaagataaaaaaatagtgataaatatgctaaataaaaaaacaccaagtataaagagaaaaatataaaaaaaaaacttgttttctaaaaaaaaaaaattacaattttacaaCCACTGGAGTAAAAACAATTTGGCAAAATctacatttttttatcatttctacATGAAAACAAcgttttattttagtatatatatagtttcaaTCCAAATCCACCTTTAAATCAAACCGAGGGATCTTCAGTACTAGTTTCTTGAATAAATCCTCTGATTTTGCAAGTCTTTGCTTTGCCGGGAAAACACTATTCAACCCTGGTTTCCTTAGATGGTTTGTGGTTGGGTTTTGGGATGATAATTTAACTCGAATACCAATCTAAATTGATCTAGACGagtggaatatatatatatatatatatatatatatatatatatatatatatatatatatattcttgttaaataagtaataaataatgtataaatattattaaattcaacttAACCCTAATTCGAGCAATATACATTTGTACTGCATATATtatataacacacacacacacacacacacacacccagaGATGCAAGCgcaacatttataattttattatttaatatatatgtacatgcctcaaatttaatttatatataataaacaatataaatatacatatatagatATCTAGAACCTAAAAGATGATAGATAggatattaatattaaagaataagttttaatataataaaaacccaAACCATTGATAGCGATAACCATCCATGGGCCTTACGCCCATGTTATTGATGCAATACCATTACAGATATACAGAGCCAAGTACTGTTTCGGTGGCAGGCAAAAACACGGAGGCATCCATCAATACGAAGATTAATCTACAAAGCTAAGTACTGTTTCTGTGGAGGGCAAAAACATGGAGGCCTCCATCAACATGAAGATTAATCATCGTCCTGTAATTGACCGGTTTCTTTTCATCGGCGAGTTTAAAAGTGAAATTGGCCACCAAGACAGCCGCAAAGATCTTCATCTGCCTATAAGCAAATTCCTTCCCAAGACATATCCGTGGCCCTGCCTGTTAACCAGCAGAAAGCCTGATTTTAGTCATTTGGTCAATGGGATTGGGAGTCCATAAACTTAAGCTGAGCTAGCACAGAAAGTAGATCTTAATGATGACACGATCTTGATAATTTGCACAtcgaaggaagaagaaaatttatttgaatgttAATCAAGTGAATTAGACCAGTCTTTATTTCAACTAACCTGGAAAGCTGTAAACTTGAAAGGGCTTTCTTGCTGAAATACGCCATCCTTGAGCCATCTTTCAGGTTTGTATTCCTCAGCATCATCGCCCCATATGAACTTCATCCTGCCCATTGCATAAGGCTGGTAAGCCACCATATCTCCCTTACTCACGTTAAAGCCATCTGGTAGAGTGTCATCAGAAAAGCAAATCTTCCCATCCTGCAAAGCAAAGAATTTTGAGATccagaaacaataaaattataaaattatttaggaaGCATTATTAACTCTATAAGAGCGTGTTCAAACATAAGCATACTGTGAGAATTAAGGTGTTTGTTGCTCAAGAATCATAGTTTCAGTCGTGAAGAATTCGTAAATAGTCATGAATTTATTTGAACATATTCGAACAGTCAATCAGTTTTCCTACTATAACTTTTTGTTTTGTGTCGTGCGGCCAGGAATTGCAGGTGTATATAATTTCTTCTTACCACAGGCACAGATGGATACAGTCTAAGAGTTTCAGAAATTGCTGCATGGAGATAATTCATCTTTTCTAGAGCTTCTTCATTAATACTGGCTGCAAATTCTGCAAAGTCTGTATTCTCTTTCACTTTAGTTGCTTCTCTTACTTCTTGTGCAATCTTATTCTGCACAGCTGGATGCTTGCACAACATGTAGATGAACCATGATAGAGCAGTTGCTGTTGTGTCTTTTCCAGCAATCACAAAATTGAGAATTATGTCCCGTAAGTATGTTGGATCATTCTCAGTCACTTGCAGGAACCTTGATAAAATGTCATCTTTCTTTAACTGCATTTTCCATGTAAGATCAAGTAAAATTCATGCCTCTGCAATCTATCAGAAATAATAGTTTCAAGGAGAGATACTCACAGAAGAAACTTCTTTTGAGTTACGCATtagctcaatttttttattgattagttTATACACAAAATCATTAACCACTTTGACGTTTTTCTTCAATGCAGCTTCCGATCCAATATTCAAAAACCtcttgattttccagaacacgtCAACATATCGCCAAAGGGTCAATGCACTTGCATCATCAAAAGCACTGGTAAATTTGACACCTTCTTCATTTGATCCACACATGCTGTCTAGCTCAACCCCAAATCCAACTTTGAATATCGAATCTAAGGTTGATTTCATAAACAGATCCTGCACAACCAGTTAAGCTTAGAAGGTCACgtaatttgaaaatcaattcaTGATGTGACAGTGGATCAAAGACAAACCTGTATGTCCATTGACTGGTTAGATTTTGCAGCTTCAGACACTATATTAGCAAGTTTTGCCACATTCTTCCTGAAGATCACACTGCTGAAGTCCCTCAAGACCTTTGTGGAGAACTCATAGCTCGAAACCTTTCTTTGTTGGCGCCATTTGTGACCATCAACAGTGAAAATTCCATCACCTAGTAACCCACTTAAATTGTCGTAATTATGGTCCCCCTGCACAAAGATTGAGGAAGCTAAATCTTTACCCTTTTAGCCATTGGAATCTAATCCTGATGGAAAAGTGAACAGTCAAAAATCCCCGCTCAAATTCTCATCAccctaacaattttttttgtgaatactCATAATTGGTTCTTGAATTCATCAAGATAATTTTACACAATTCACATCATAAAAACAAGGACCAAGCATTTGGTTCTGATATTGACGAAATAGATCACAgtaagaagaaataaattaccTTGccataattttcaaagttgGTTTTGAGTATGTACTCAACATTTACAGGGTCAACAGTGTAAATCTCACTTCTGAAAGGGGCGCGCAGCCTGTAAGTCTTATATTTCCCAGCAAGATTAGTCATGTAATGATGCACCCTGTTGAAGTGGAGAAGTTGGGTAAACACCGTGCCTGCAACTGGATGGTACTTGTATTTTTTCtgctttttgttcaattttcgAAGGAAGAGTTGGACTATGAATATAGATAGGATTAGAACTAAAGCTGAGAATTTGAGTGGATTTGAAAGAACATCAATGGAGGCCATGTTGGAGCTGAACAGTATCTGAAACAAGGAAGATGATTGCTGATAATTTAATGGATTCGTCCCAATAAAAGCAGCATGATTAAATAGCCAAAGTCATACGTTGGGCAGGATGTAAGGAAAGTAGCGGTTAGTTATCACGACTCTTCTTTGTTTGAGCATGGCATTACTTCAtctcattattttcaaaatttaaagattgataaaaatatctttcacgtaattttttcttctactttttttattcttttcgtCTTCTCTGGCCTCTCTTCCTTCTTTCTTGACATTGGCTAATCACACGAAAATAAAACATCACACGTCCTTTTCTTCTGGACCATCACACCCATGTTCTTGAAATTAGAATTAGACCACAAACtctatttgaaattataatccACAAACtctatttgaaattataatccACAAACtctatttgaaattataatccACAAACTCTTTTTGAATTAGAtgacaaattataattaatcatgAGGGGTATAACCCAACTAGTCATGCCCTGAGTTGATTTTCTAGAGATTACCAGTTCAAATCCCACAAACTTCAGGGTCattggaggtttacatggtcgttaacttcaagacccgtAAGATTAATCAAGGTGTGCACAAACTGGTCCGGACACTcgcgttaataaaaaaaattataattcataatttattaattctacTACTTCTTTTATCTCACTATTCATCATgcctcttttctatttttatatcgattttgttataattttttaggttGGTGAGATTTAAGTTTGTGAATCTAATAGAAATTAAGTTGTTTTGGAGATTGtgttagaattgatttttgtatgATCTAGGTTTTCCAAGAATCTAAGCTTCTAGCTTAATTTAAATTGTGTTATAGGTAATTGGAGATTTGATAttagattgtttattttttaggtattaAATCAATTATAGTTTGTAGCttcaaaagagaagagaaacagTATCAGAATTAGAATCTAGTTTTGGTCTACTTGTATTTGAGCTTAACATGCATGTAGATATCCGAATAAATTTTACAGCACAGTTTGAGATTTGAAGATAGTGTAGTAGTAGTTatcttttaaagtgttttttatttagattttttagctAGTTTTATCGGTATATAAAAAACACCTCCAATCTTCCTCCTTTCTCATGAGGATTTTTTCTAGCCTTATCAATTGGTGTTGCTTGTGGGGAACGAACAAAAAGGCAATTCATTCATATTTCTCAAAAGCTCTTTTTATGGCTAACGAAACTCCAACATAGCGGTGACTATGCCAACAACACAACGGTGACTATGTCGGCTATGTCCAAGGCTACGTCAATGACATGCCAACAGCTAAGCAAGCATTAGGCCTATGGCTACGTCAACGGCTACATCCAAGACAACACCGACGATTATGCCTACGCCcacaaacaattttttatggTAGCTGTACATACGAAGGGTAACATTACCCATTTTAAGtatttcatttctctctcttgcTTGGTCAAGTTTTCCAAACATATATGTTTGTAAGACTTTGAGGGGCTTTAATAATGCATGAAAAAACTATACACTAATATTAATTCTTGAACCAAGTTTAATTGGGTCTATGTAATGTTTTATATAATgtacatatttttataaatatcttcTATCTTAGATATTTATCTTAAGAATGTCTATATAAACAAATCTCTctagattttaagtttttagacAACACAAGATTTAACACAAATCtaatacaacataaatctaatataaaatttaaacaatgcttAAGAAACATTTAAACATGGAGCATATAACTCACTCTCCTCAATAACTGtacaaatattatattgatttaaacATCAAAAAGTTTTTCTTACATGTGTTGGAAGTCCACCAAGTGTTTCAGATTCAATTTTATATTCCTCCCAACAATTTTTTCCAGCCTCATCAATAACCATCTTTGTTTTGGAAAGGaacttgaataataataaaaaaaccaattgagAGAAATAATAGCAAGAGGAGGAAGATATATAAGTTATAAGGCTAATATGGgtattaaatcaattataataataaattcaatttttccgTTGATTGAATTTGCATGTTactgatttaatatttaaattactgtcaactttttaatataaattttaatatttaaaaagacaaGATAAAATATGACCACacttaaatgtaaaaaaaattaagatatttttttactaatgaGATCTCCATTTCGCGTTAAGGTTTAAAATCATAGATGTTTAACGGCGTTTCAACGCTGTTAACAGGAGGGTGCTGATACGACATGACATGTGTCTAGACTCCAGATTACAGGGAAAAGCTGGTTAAATAAAATGCAGTTTTCTTAACTTTCGATGtatttaagaaaatagaaaagtaaCTAGACATGAAGACCCCATATTACCCTTCCCATATATATTACTCTTCGCCGTCCCACTTCTTCTCTCCTCGTTGATTTTCTCTTGCTCACCTTCTCCATTCATCGTCAGCCATAACAGTAGCAACGTTTGCGATCACCACACGTCGGAAAAGGCCACAAACTATGAACTGCGTAATCTTGGTTTGCAAGACTGTAACTTAAGGATTGTGATATGGAAGAAGAGGATTTACgatgataatattaattaattaggggttgatggtgatggtgatgaggCTGTGGGGTTCCACTGATGGCGATGGTGTGCAATATCTTAATATCGGTATGCCGGTCAGGTGAATGCTCACTTGCTTTATCATGTTCAAAACTCGTGTGCTGAAAATGTTAAATCAGTCAGCAAGGCCTAGCTGGAATCTTGTCGATAATCAGCGAACTTTTCTTACTCAATAATGCTTCTGAGCACTTTATCggaggaaaaaaacaagaaatataagAGCAAGGTAAGATGTCATCGTGATTGATGGCCATTGATTTTGAAGTAACaatattatatgtatatatggtGGCATAGGGTTGAATTATTGATGAACAGAGGGGAGCAAAGGTTTTGTATTATTAGCCCATATTTTCTTTTACTGACGGATAAGAGAAGAAATGTAAATGATTCAAACTCGTTGCTGGCACTGAATGCGTCGTTGTAGATGAaactatgatatatatatatatatatatatatatatatatatatatatatatatatattgtagttGAAGCTGTAGAGACGAGGGAAAGACGTGTCCTTGATAAACTCTTTTGACGACAGATTGAGTTAGTGAATTAACTGGGAAAATATAGTTTCTCGATAACTCTGGATTCCTGTTATTCAAATATGAAAACTAAAAATGACACAGTTGCTTGAGTTTTTGAGAAACCATAAATCTTAGTTTTATGATATACggtggagaagaaaaaatgttgaagacttaattttatttatttatttttattatgaatttgaaaataaataaataaacctaaaggttaaaaaaattaggatcgAAAATGAAGAAGATGCAGAAATAATGGTGGGAGGAAGGAGACGATGCATAAATTACAAGGGGACTTTGAACATCAAATCAATTATAATCAcaatcatataatattttatagtttctTGGAGTTCCTGCTTTCCTAACTCAACagtaaaaacttaattttcaaaattgacGCCTGTGGAAGCTACAAGTAcgacaataatataaaaaacataaaaattttactgaacaaaaagatttgaagatataaactttaaatttataattttattcttttcaatttaagtaTACAGTAGTTGTCTTTTCATAAGATTTACagtatctttaaataaattaggAAAATCTATctttactataaaataatttaaaatttaaaaaaatatgaaaattaaaataggattcaaaataaaaataataaatccaaaatattttagaaaaataacaaaattaactcaaataatAACTTCTACGTCTAATTCCGAGAGATACAATTGTTCAATAAgtattaaaatgactttttataaaaaaaatatatgtaaaatcACTGGAATGATTTAAGCTTGatttaacaattaaattttttattatttcaattttaaaatgtaaatttaGTGTAGTGTAGTCAAACTCCTCTTGAACTTAAATTTATcttattgatttataaaaatatttattatactaTTTATATGGTTTATTCAAATCAAATCCTAGTCTATAGATCATCACtcaattattcaaattttttaatttttaaattgtatcaATTTTTCAACTCAATCCTTATCTAATAATGTTAGATCATCACTGAATATCTTTCACAACATCATGGAAACTATGGTACTTGAAAAGGTAATGTCATTTCAATTGACAATTGTTGGCATAAGATAAAGTTTGAATCAAATACTATTACATCGTTACGCCTATTGCCATATATATCCAAGTACCTGTACGTGATGGTCAGAGGAATATTCACTTAGCTTTATCGTGTTAGAAACTCGTGCTAGAAATATTGTTAAGTACCTGTTTGATTTAATgtatttgaagtgtttttttaaaaaaatattgtttttattttttattttaaattaatatttttttttcaaattattttaatatgttaatattaaaaataaatgaagctGATTCAGTTAGCAAACATAGCTGTAATTGAAGTTGTCGAAAATCAACAAACTTTTCTTACTCTATTATTGCTTCTAAGCACTTTCTTGGAGGAAAGAATCATATCTATTTGCTATTTCTATACACATCAGTTGGCCAAGAAAGAAATAATACTATGTGGTCTTTCAGAAATTCTAATCTCCCCTCATCccatgataaaatttaaagatgatTTACTTGTTCATGGTTATTCGAACAAGtgtatttagaaaatatatatttttacctgttaatttttttatttttttgtttgttttattttgataggctaatataaaagaaaaataaaaaaatatcaattacacTCGCACCCACACTAATGCAACCTTTTCTGCTGGTTGATTTAATCTTCTCCTACAATTAGTTTCAGACAAAGCtgcttcttcttcgtcttcttcttctttgcaatGGAAAGGAAGAAACTCCACTACTTCACCTCGGTGAACTACAAATTTAGGATAACGAATTCGAGTTGGAATCCTTGCATGTTGATGGTTGGCAACCGCACGGTGGCATCTTATCAGAATGGTGGGCTCATCTTATCCCTTGAAGCAAGAAAGATAAGAGCAAGGTAAGCTGTCAACAAGCAATTTGTCTCAGTTGAATCCAGAAAAAAACATAACCAGCCGCCCCCACAACTTTTGTTCTTGGGTGGGTGAAATGTATGCATCTTCAGGACCCCGTCTTGCAAGCCACAGCCCCGATAGCGACTGAAGAAACAGGGAATTCACATGCATGATCATGCATCACAGAaagatattttcttaaatttatttttttagatcgtTAATATTCCCTTCAGAACTATTCTCCAATTACTTTAGATGACAAGCAATCCTTTCCGGGACTTGAAATCCCTAAAAACTTTTGAAGATTTTTCTTAAAAGTAGCACAAGTGGAGATCGTTTTATACAagctagcataaaaaaaaatcatagttttgGTAGTTGCGCTATTAGGAATGACAAAACCTACactttaataaaatttgaagtgTTGCCTAGGCACCATGCTTACATTTCTACCAGTAGCGCAaccctttatttttaaatttttttatcacaacTTGGTTGCGTTACCGTGAATAGCTAGCACAATCTATTAAATTCTTATTGATTGTGCTATTCTTAACTATTTAAACtacgttattttttttaaaaaaaaaaatcaattatactagtttgtaaaaaataaaaaaatttcttccagTTATgctattttcatacaaaaaactcaaattattaGCTTCTCCAACTCTATGGAAGTAAGACATGGCTCGAGCAATTCCTATCGTAATCTAAAGCCTTGTTTCTCAAGAAAGTATATGAATTGAACTCTCTAAACGAGAATATGCAAGGAGAAAATTAAGAAACTAGAGGTTCTTTGTTTTAAACTCATTACCAGTTAATCCTaaatcttgaaatcttcatTCAACTAGTAGGGTTACAACtactttatctttaaaaatttaaattaattctttttaatgaaCTATATACAAGCtttcttgttaaatttttagtaaataaattcataataatttattttttaccttgcatagttaatgataataattttattcgAAAGTAAGTGTTTAATAGTATTATATTTACGACATATATGTCTAGACTTACCGTTATACATACTATATTTTGCCATTTCAAATGTTGACTAGATATCACAATGAATGGACACAAATCTGTGGCACTAGCTTCAACCACTATGAGATATCCTCTGAAAGGTTTTGAAGTCACTTAGTTTCCTCTCAAACGTTATCAAGAGAGCAATGAACTCTAATTCTATAATAGATCATACGATGCATGTTTCCTTGAAGGACTTTCAAAACATAGTCGCTGCATCaagtatgaaaatatatttattagttgatttttaagtttatagtatcaaatattttattcgCATCATTATATCTCTTAAGTACTTTAAGATACTTATTATAGTGTAACCCATAATCTAAGATGTAAACCAAGTATTTAAGTatcatatttattgtttttcaatcat is a window encoding:
- the LOC133682778 gene encoding cytochrome P450 704C1-like, producing the protein MASIDVLSNPLKFSALVLILSIFIVQLFLRKLNKKQKKYKYHPVAGTVFTQLLHFNRVHHYMTNLAGKYKTYRLRAPFRSEIYTVDPVNVEYILKTNFENYGKGDHNYDNLSGLLGDGIFTVDGHKWRQQRKVSSYEFSTKVLRDFSSVIFRKNVAKLANIVSEAAKSNQSMDIQDLFMKSTLDSIFKVGFGVELDSMCGSNEEGVKFTSAFDDASALTLWRYVDVFWKIKRFLNIGSEAALKKNVKVVNDFVYKLINKKIELMRNSKEVSSLKKDDILSRFLQVTENDPTYLRDIILNFVIAGKDTTATALSWFIYMLCKHPAVQNKIAQEVREATKVKENTDFAEFAASINEEALEKMNYLHAAISETLRLYPSVPVDGKICFSDDTLPDGFNVSKGDMVAYQPYAMGRMKFIWGDDAEEYKPERWLKDGVFQQESPFKFTAFQAGPRICLGKEFAYRQMKIFAAVLVANFTFKLADEKKPVNYRTMINLHVDGGLHVFALHRNST